From the genome of Symphalangus syndactylus isolate Jambi chromosome 5, NHGRI_mSymSyn1-v2.1_pri, whole genome shotgun sequence, one region includes:
- the FBXL14 gene encoding F-box/LRR-repeat protein 14 isoform X3 yields METHISCLFPELLAMIFGYLDVRDKGRAAQVCTAWRDAAYHKSVWRGVEAKLHLRRANPSLFPSLQARGIRRVQILSLRRSLSYVIQGMANIESLNLSGCYNLTDNGLGHAFVQEIGSLRALNLSLCKQITDSSLGRIAQYLKGLEVLELGGCSNITNTGLLLIAWGLQRLKSLNLRSCRHLSDVGIGHLAGMTRSAAEGCLGLEQLTLQDCQKLTDLSLKHISRGLTGLRLLNLSFCGGISDAGLLHLSHMGSLRSLNLRSCDNISDTGIMHLAMGSLRLSGLDVSFCDKVGDQSLAYIAQGLDGLKSLSLCSCHISDDGINRMVRQMHGLRTLNIGQCVRITDKGLELIAEHLSQLTGIDLYGCTRITKRGLERITQLPCLKVLNLGLWQMTDSEKVRDCSDFAWWSCLYQPRIFGRM; encoded by the exons atggaGACCCACATCTCATGCCTGTTCCCGGAGCTGCTGGCCATGATCTTCGGCTACCTGGACGTCCGGGACAAGGGGCGCGCGGCGCAGGTGTGCACGGCCTGGCGGGACGCCGCCTACCACAAGTCGGTGTGGCGGGGGGTGGAGGCCAAGCTGCACCTGCGCCGGGCCAACCCGTCGCTGTTCCCCAGCCTGCAGGCCCGGGGCATCCGCCGGGTGCAGATCCTGAGCCTCCGCCGCAGCCTCAGCTACGTGATCCAGGGCATGGCCAACATCGAGAGCCTCAACCTCAGCGGCTGCTACAACCTCACCGACAACGGGCTGGGCCACGCGTTTGTGCAGGAGATCGGCTCCCTGCGCGCTCTCAACCTGAGCCTCTGCAAGCAGATCACTGACAGCAGCCTGGGCCGCATAGCCCAGTACCTCAAGGGCCTGGAGGTGCTGGAGCTGGGGGGTTGCAGCAACATCACCAACACTGGCCTTCTGCTCATCGCCTGGGGTCTGCAGCGCCTCAAGAGCCTTAACCTCCGCAGCTGCCGCCACCTTTCGGATGTGGGCATCGGGCACCTGGCCGGCATGACGCGCAGCGCGGCGGAGGGCTGCCTGGGCCTGGAGCAGCTCACGCTGCAGGACTGCCAGAAGCTCACAGATCTTTCTCTAAAGCACATCTCCCGAGGGCTGACGGGCCTGAGGCTCCTCAACCTCAGCTTCTGTGGGGGCATCTCGGACGCTGGCCTCCTGCACCTGTCACACATGGGCAGCCTGCGCAGCCTCAACCTGCGCTCCTGTGACAACATCAGTGACACGGGCATCATGCATCTGGCCATGGGCAGCCTGCGCCTCTCGGGGCTGGATGTGTCGTTCTGTGACAAGGTGGGAGACCAGAGTCTGGCTTACATAGCCCAGGGGCTGGATGGCCTcaagtctctctccctctgctcctGCCACATCAGTGATGATGGCATCAACCGCATGGTGCGGCAGATGCACGGGCTGCGCACGCTCAACATTGGACAGTGTGTGCGCATCACGGACAAGGGCCTGGAGCTGATCGCTGAGCACCTGAGCCAGCTCACCGGCATAGACCTGTACGGCTGCACCCGAATCACCAAGCGCGGCCTGGAGCGCATCACGCAGCTGCCCTGCCTCAAGGTACTCAACCTGGGACTCTGGCAGATGACGGACAGTGAGAAGGTCAG gGATTGCTCTGATTTTGCCTGGTGGAGTTGCCTTTACCAACCCAGAATATTTGGTCGTATGTAA
- the FBXL14 gene encoding F-box/LRR-repeat protein 14 isoform X7: METHISCLFPELLAMIFGYLDVRDKGRAAQVCTAWRDAAYHKSVWRGVEAKLHLRRANPSLFPSLQARGIRRVQILSLRRSLSYVIQGMANIESLNLSGCYNLTDNGLGHAFVQEIGSLRALNLSLCKQITDSSLGRIAQYLKGLEVLELGGCSNITNTGLLLIAWGLQRLKSLNLRSCRHLSDVGIGHLAGMTRSAAEGCLGLEQLTLQDCQKLTDLSLKHISRGLTGLRLLNLSFCGGISDAGLLHLSHMGSLRSLNLRSCDNISDTGIMHLAMGSLRLSGLDVSFCDKVGDQSLAYIAQGLDGLKSLSLCSCHISDDGINRMVRQMHGLRTLNIGQCVRITDKGLELIAEHLSQLTGIDLYGCTRITKRGLERITQLPCLKNPPQQHARPWS; this comes from the exons atggaGACCCACATCTCATGCCTGTTCCCGGAGCTGCTGGCCATGATCTTCGGCTACCTGGACGTCCGGGACAAGGGGCGCGCGGCGCAGGTGTGCACGGCCTGGCGGGACGCCGCCTACCACAAGTCGGTGTGGCGGGGGGTGGAGGCCAAGCTGCACCTGCGCCGGGCCAACCCGTCGCTGTTCCCCAGCCTGCAGGCCCGGGGCATCCGCCGGGTGCAGATCCTGAGCCTCCGCCGCAGCCTCAGCTACGTGATCCAGGGCATGGCCAACATCGAGAGCCTCAACCTCAGCGGCTGCTACAACCTCACCGACAACGGGCTGGGCCACGCGTTTGTGCAGGAGATCGGCTCCCTGCGCGCTCTCAACCTGAGCCTCTGCAAGCAGATCACTGACAGCAGCCTGGGCCGCATAGCCCAGTACCTCAAGGGCCTGGAGGTGCTGGAGCTGGGGGGTTGCAGCAACATCACCAACACTGGCCTTCTGCTCATCGCCTGGGGTCTGCAGCGCCTCAAGAGCCTTAACCTCCGCAGCTGCCGCCACCTTTCGGATGTGGGCATCGGGCACCTGGCCGGCATGACGCGCAGCGCGGCGGAGGGCTGCCTGGGCCTGGAGCAGCTCACGCTGCAGGACTGCCAGAAGCTCACAGATCTTTCTCTAAAGCACATCTCCCGAGGGCTGACGGGCCTGAGGCTCCTCAACCTCAGCTTCTGTGGGGGCATCTCGGACGCTGGCCTCCTGCACCTGTCACACATGGGCAGCCTGCGCAGCCTCAACCTGCGCTCCTGTGACAACATCAGTGACACGGGCATCATGCATCTGGCCATGGGCAGCCTGCGCCTCTCGGGGCTGGATGTGTCGTTCTGTGACAAGGTGGGAGACCAGAGTCTGGCTTACATAGCCCAGGGGCTGGATGGCCTcaagtctctctccctctgctcctGCCACATCAGTGATGATGGCATCAACCGCATGGTGCGGCAGATGCACGGGCTGCGCACGCTCAACATTGGACAGTGTGTGCGCATCACGGACAAGGGCCTGGAGCTGATCGCTGAGCACCTGAGCCAGCTCACCGGCATAGACCTGTACGGCTGCACCCGAATCACCAAGCGCGGCCTGGAGCGCATCACGCAGCTGCCCTGCCTCAAG aatcCTCCACAGCAACATGCGAGACCATGGAGTTAA
- the FBXL14 gene encoding F-box/LRR-repeat protein 14 isoform X2: METHISCLFPELLAMIFGYLDVRDKGRAAQVCTAWRDAAYHKSVWRGVEAKLHLRRANPSLFPSLQARGIRRVQILSLRRSLSYVIQGMANIESLNLSGCYNLTDNGLGHAFVQEIGSLRALNLSLCKQITDSSLGRIAQYLKGLEVLELGGCSNITNTGLLLIAWGLQRLKSLNLRSCRHLSDVGIGHLAGMTRSAAEGCLGLEQLTLQDCQKLTDLSLKHISRGLTGLRLLNLSFCGGISDAGLLHLSHMGSLRSLNLRSCDNISDTGIMHLAMGSLRLSGLDVSFCDKVGDQSLAYIAQGLDGLKSLSLCSCHISDDGINRMVRQMHGLRTLNIGQCVRITDKGLELIAEHLSQLTGIDLYGCTRITKRGLERITQLPCLKVLNLGLWQMTDSEKEARGDFSPLFTVRTRGSSRRQYFMKE; encoded by the exons atggaGACCCACATCTCATGCCTGTTCCCGGAGCTGCTGGCCATGATCTTCGGCTACCTGGACGTCCGGGACAAGGGGCGCGCGGCGCAGGTGTGCACGGCCTGGCGGGACGCCGCCTACCACAAGTCGGTGTGGCGGGGGGTGGAGGCCAAGCTGCACCTGCGCCGGGCCAACCCGTCGCTGTTCCCCAGCCTGCAGGCCCGGGGCATCCGCCGGGTGCAGATCCTGAGCCTCCGCCGCAGCCTCAGCTACGTGATCCAGGGCATGGCCAACATCGAGAGCCTCAACCTCAGCGGCTGCTACAACCTCACCGACAACGGGCTGGGCCACGCGTTTGTGCAGGAGATCGGCTCCCTGCGCGCTCTCAACCTGAGCCTCTGCAAGCAGATCACTGACAGCAGCCTGGGCCGCATAGCCCAGTACCTCAAGGGCCTGGAGGTGCTGGAGCTGGGGGGTTGCAGCAACATCACCAACACTGGCCTTCTGCTCATCGCCTGGGGTCTGCAGCGCCTCAAGAGCCTTAACCTCCGCAGCTGCCGCCACCTTTCGGATGTGGGCATCGGGCACCTGGCCGGCATGACGCGCAGCGCGGCGGAGGGCTGCCTGGGCCTGGAGCAGCTCACGCTGCAGGACTGCCAGAAGCTCACAGATCTTTCTCTAAAGCACATCTCCCGAGGGCTGACGGGCCTGAGGCTCCTCAACCTCAGCTTCTGTGGGGGCATCTCGGACGCTGGCCTCCTGCACCTGTCACACATGGGCAGCCTGCGCAGCCTCAACCTGCGCTCCTGTGACAACATCAGTGACACGGGCATCATGCATCTGGCCATGGGCAGCCTGCGCCTCTCGGGGCTGGATGTGTCGTTCTGTGACAAGGTGGGAGACCAGAGTCTGGCTTACATAGCCCAGGGGCTGGATGGCCTcaagtctctctccctctgctcctGCCACATCAGTGATGATGGCATCAACCGCATGGTGCGGCAGATGCACGGGCTGCGCACGCTCAACATTGGACAGTGTGTGCGCATCACGGACAAGGGCCTGGAGCTGATCGCTGAGCACCTGAGCCAGCTCACCGGCATAGACCTGTACGGCTGCACCCGAATCACCAAGCGCGGCCTGGAGCGCATCACGCAGCTGCCCTGCCTCAAGGTACTCAACCTGGGACTCTGGCAGATGACGGACAGTGAGAAG GAGGCACGAGGGGATTTTTCTCCATTATTCACTGTGAGAACTCGGGGAAGCTCCAGAAG GCAATACTTTATGAAGGAATAA
- the FBXL14 gene encoding F-box/LRR-repeat protein 14 isoform X4: METHISCLFPELLAMIFGYLDVRDKGRAAQVCTAWRDAAYHKSVWRGVEAKLHLRRANPSLFPSLQARGIRRVQILSLRRSLSYVIQGMANIESLNLSGCYNLTDNGLGHAFVQEIGSLRALNLSLCKQITDSSLGRIAQYLKGLEVLELGGCSNITNTGLLLIAWGLQRLKSLNLRSCRHLSDVGIGHLAGMTRSAAEGCLGLEQLTLQDCQKLTDLSLKHISRGLTGLRLLNLSFCGGISDAGLLHLSHMGSLRSLNLRSCDNISDTGIMHLAMGSLRLSGLDVSFCDKVGDQSLAYIAQGLDGLKSLSLCSCHISDDGINRMVRQMHGLRTLNIGQCVRITDKGLELIAEHLSQLTGIDLYGCTRITKRGLERITQLPCLKVLNLGLWQMTDSEKVRRHEGIFLHYSL, from the exons atggaGACCCACATCTCATGCCTGTTCCCGGAGCTGCTGGCCATGATCTTCGGCTACCTGGACGTCCGGGACAAGGGGCGCGCGGCGCAGGTGTGCACGGCCTGGCGGGACGCCGCCTACCACAAGTCGGTGTGGCGGGGGGTGGAGGCCAAGCTGCACCTGCGCCGGGCCAACCCGTCGCTGTTCCCCAGCCTGCAGGCCCGGGGCATCCGCCGGGTGCAGATCCTGAGCCTCCGCCGCAGCCTCAGCTACGTGATCCAGGGCATGGCCAACATCGAGAGCCTCAACCTCAGCGGCTGCTACAACCTCACCGACAACGGGCTGGGCCACGCGTTTGTGCAGGAGATCGGCTCCCTGCGCGCTCTCAACCTGAGCCTCTGCAAGCAGATCACTGACAGCAGCCTGGGCCGCATAGCCCAGTACCTCAAGGGCCTGGAGGTGCTGGAGCTGGGGGGTTGCAGCAACATCACCAACACTGGCCTTCTGCTCATCGCCTGGGGTCTGCAGCGCCTCAAGAGCCTTAACCTCCGCAGCTGCCGCCACCTTTCGGATGTGGGCATCGGGCACCTGGCCGGCATGACGCGCAGCGCGGCGGAGGGCTGCCTGGGCCTGGAGCAGCTCACGCTGCAGGACTGCCAGAAGCTCACAGATCTTTCTCTAAAGCACATCTCCCGAGGGCTGACGGGCCTGAGGCTCCTCAACCTCAGCTTCTGTGGGGGCATCTCGGACGCTGGCCTCCTGCACCTGTCACACATGGGCAGCCTGCGCAGCCTCAACCTGCGCTCCTGTGACAACATCAGTGACACGGGCATCATGCATCTGGCCATGGGCAGCCTGCGCCTCTCGGGGCTGGATGTGTCGTTCTGTGACAAGGTGGGAGACCAGAGTCTGGCTTACATAGCCCAGGGGCTGGATGGCCTcaagtctctctccctctgctcctGCCACATCAGTGATGATGGCATCAACCGCATGGTGCGGCAGATGCACGGGCTGCGCACGCTCAACATTGGACAGTGTGTGCGCATCACGGACAAGGGCCTGGAGCTGATCGCTGAGCACCTGAGCCAGCTCACCGGCATAGACCTGTACGGCTGCACCCGAATCACCAAGCGCGGCCTGGAGCGCATCACGCAGCTGCCCTGCCTCAAGGTACTCAACCTGGGACTCTGGCAGATGACGGACAGTGAGAAGGTCAG GAGGCACGAGGGGATTTTTCTCCATTATTCACTGTGA
- the FBXL14 gene encoding F-box/LRR-repeat protein 14 isoform X5 — protein METHISCLFPELLAMIFGYLDVRDKGRAAQVCTAWRDAAYHKSVWRGVEAKLHLRRANPSLFPSLQARGIRRVQILSLRRSLSYVIQGMANIESLNLSGCYNLTDNGLGHAFVQEIGSLRALNLSLCKQITDSSLGRIAQYLKGLEVLELGGCSNITNTGLLLIAWGLQRLKSLNLRSCRHLSDVGIGHLAGMTRSAAEGCLGLEQLTLQDCQKLTDLSLKHISRGLTGLRLLNLSFCGGISDAGLLHLSHMGSLRSLNLRSCDNISDTGIMHLAMGSLRLSGLDVSFCDKVGDQSLAYIAQGLDGLKSLSLCSCHISDDGINRMVRQMHGLRTLNIGQCVRITDKGLELIAEHLSQLTGIDLYGCTRITKRGLERITQLPCLKEARGDFSPLFTVRTRGSSRRQYFMKE, from the exons atggaGACCCACATCTCATGCCTGTTCCCGGAGCTGCTGGCCATGATCTTCGGCTACCTGGACGTCCGGGACAAGGGGCGCGCGGCGCAGGTGTGCACGGCCTGGCGGGACGCCGCCTACCACAAGTCGGTGTGGCGGGGGGTGGAGGCCAAGCTGCACCTGCGCCGGGCCAACCCGTCGCTGTTCCCCAGCCTGCAGGCCCGGGGCATCCGCCGGGTGCAGATCCTGAGCCTCCGCCGCAGCCTCAGCTACGTGATCCAGGGCATGGCCAACATCGAGAGCCTCAACCTCAGCGGCTGCTACAACCTCACCGACAACGGGCTGGGCCACGCGTTTGTGCAGGAGATCGGCTCCCTGCGCGCTCTCAACCTGAGCCTCTGCAAGCAGATCACTGACAGCAGCCTGGGCCGCATAGCCCAGTACCTCAAGGGCCTGGAGGTGCTGGAGCTGGGGGGTTGCAGCAACATCACCAACACTGGCCTTCTGCTCATCGCCTGGGGTCTGCAGCGCCTCAAGAGCCTTAACCTCCGCAGCTGCCGCCACCTTTCGGATGTGGGCATCGGGCACCTGGCCGGCATGACGCGCAGCGCGGCGGAGGGCTGCCTGGGCCTGGAGCAGCTCACGCTGCAGGACTGCCAGAAGCTCACAGATCTTTCTCTAAAGCACATCTCCCGAGGGCTGACGGGCCTGAGGCTCCTCAACCTCAGCTTCTGTGGGGGCATCTCGGACGCTGGCCTCCTGCACCTGTCACACATGGGCAGCCTGCGCAGCCTCAACCTGCGCTCCTGTGACAACATCAGTGACACGGGCATCATGCATCTGGCCATGGGCAGCCTGCGCCTCTCGGGGCTGGATGTGTCGTTCTGTGACAAGGTGGGAGACCAGAGTCTGGCTTACATAGCCCAGGGGCTGGATGGCCTcaagtctctctccctctgctcctGCCACATCAGTGATGATGGCATCAACCGCATGGTGCGGCAGATGCACGGGCTGCGCACGCTCAACATTGGACAGTGTGTGCGCATCACGGACAAGGGCCTGGAGCTGATCGCTGAGCACCTGAGCCAGCTCACCGGCATAGACCTGTACGGCTGCACCCGAATCACCAAGCGCGGCCTGGAGCGCATCACGCAGCTGCCCTGCCTCAAG GAGGCACGAGGGGATTTTTCTCCATTATTCACTGTGAGAACTCGGGGAAGCTCCAGAAG GCAATACTTTATGAAGGAATAA
- the FBXL14 gene encoding F-box/LRR-repeat protein 14 isoform X1 has translation METHISCLFPELLAMIFGYLDVRDKGRAAQVCTAWRDAAYHKSVWRGVEAKLHLRRANPSLFPSLQARGIRRVQILSLRRSLSYVIQGMANIESLNLSGCYNLTDNGLGHAFVQEIGSLRALNLSLCKQITDSSLGRIAQYLKGLEVLELGGCSNITNTGLLLIAWGLQRLKSLNLRSCRHLSDVGIGHLAGMTRSAAEGCLGLEQLTLQDCQKLTDLSLKHISRGLTGLRLLNLSFCGGISDAGLLHLSHMGSLRSLNLRSCDNISDTGIMHLAMGSLRLSGLDVSFCDKVGDQSLAYIAQGLDGLKSLSLCSCHISDDGINRMVRQMHGLRTLNIGQCVRITDKGLELIAEHLSQLTGIDLYGCTRITKRGLERITQLPCLKVLNLGLWQMTDSEKVRILHSNMRDHGVKETQRPLSIINCTVCEFV, from the exons atggaGACCCACATCTCATGCCTGTTCCCGGAGCTGCTGGCCATGATCTTCGGCTACCTGGACGTCCGGGACAAGGGGCGCGCGGCGCAGGTGTGCACGGCCTGGCGGGACGCCGCCTACCACAAGTCGGTGTGGCGGGGGGTGGAGGCCAAGCTGCACCTGCGCCGGGCCAACCCGTCGCTGTTCCCCAGCCTGCAGGCCCGGGGCATCCGCCGGGTGCAGATCCTGAGCCTCCGCCGCAGCCTCAGCTACGTGATCCAGGGCATGGCCAACATCGAGAGCCTCAACCTCAGCGGCTGCTACAACCTCACCGACAACGGGCTGGGCCACGCGTTTGTGCAGGAGATCGGCTCCCTGCGCGCTCTCAACCTGAGCCTCTGCAAGCAGATCACTGACAGCAGCCTGGGCCGCATAGCCCAGTACCTCAAGGGCCTGGAGGTGCTGGAGCTGGGGGGTTGCAGCAACATCACCAACACTGGCCTTCTGCTCATCGCCTGGGGTCTGCAGCGCCTCAAGAGCCTTAACCTCCGCAGCTGCCGCCACCTTTCGGATGTGGGCATCGGGCACCTGGCCGGCATGACGCGCAGCGCGGCGGAGGGCTGCCTGGGCCTGGAGCAGCTCACGCTGCAGGACTGCCAGAAGCTCACAGATCTTTCTCTAAAGCACATCTCCCGAGGGCTGACGGGCCTGAGGCTCCTCAACCTCAGCTTCTGTGGGGGCATCTCGGACGCTGGCCTCCTGCACCTGTCACACATGGGCAGCCTGCGCAGCCTCAACCTGCGCTCCTGTGACAACATCAGTGACACGGGCATCATGCATCTGGCCATGGGCAGCCTGCGCCTCTCGGGGCTGGATGTGTCGTTCTGTGACAAGGTGGGAGACCAGAGTCTGGCTTACATAGCCCAGGGGCTGGATGGCCTcaagtctctctccctctgctcctGCCACATCAGTGATGATGGCATCAACCGCATGGTGCGGCAGATGCACGGGCTGCGCACGCTCAACATTGGACAGTGTGTGCGCATCACGGACAAGGGCCTGGAGCTGATCGCTGAGCACCTGAGCCAGCTCACCGGCATAGACCTGTACGGCTGCACCCGAATCACCAAGCGCGGCCTGGAGCGCATCACGCAGCTGCCCTGCCTCAAGGTACTCAACCTGGGACTCTGGCAGATGACGGACAGTGAGAAGGTCAG aatcCTCCACAGCAACATGCGAGACCATGGAGTTAAAGAAACCCAGAGACCTTTATCAATTATTAATTGTACTGTTTGTGAATttgtataa
- the FBXL14 gene encoding F-box/LRR-repeat protein 14 isoform X6: METHISCLFPELLAMIFGYLDVRDKGRAAQVCTAWRDAAYHKSVWRGVEAKLHLRRANPSLFPSLQARGIRRVQILSLRRSLSYVIQGMANIESLNLSGCYNLTDNGLGHAFVQEIGSLRALNLSLCKQITDSSLGRIAQYLKGLEVLELGGCSNITNTGLLLIAWGLQRLKSLNLRSCRHLSDVGIGHLAGMTRSAAEGCLGLEQLTLQDCQKLTDLSLKHISRGLTGLRLLNLSFCGGISDAGLLHLSHMGSLRSLNLRSCDNISDTGIMHLAMGSLRLSGLDVSFCDKVGDQSLAYIAQGLDGLKSLSLCSCHISDDGINRMVRQMHGLRTLNIGQCVRITDKGLELIAEHLSQLTGIDLYGCTRITKRGLERITQLPCLKVLNLGLWQMTDSEKNPPQQHARPWS; encoded by the exons atggaGACCCACATCTCATGCCTGTTCCCGGAGCTGCTGGCCATGATCTTCGGCTACCTGGACGTCCGGGACAAGGGGCGCGCGGCGCAGGTGTGCACGGCCTGGCGGGACGCCGCCTACCACAAGTCGGTGTGGCGGGGGGTGGAGGCCAAGCTGCACCTGCGCCGGGCCAACCCGTCGCTGTTCCCCAGCCTGCAGGCCCGGGGCATCCGCCGGGTGCAGATCCTGAGCCTCCGCCGCAGCCTCAGCTACGTGATCCAGGGCATGGCCAACATCGAGAGCCTCAACCTCAGCGGCTGCTACAACCTCACCGACAACGGGCTGGGCCACGCGTTTGTGCAGGAGATCGGCTCCCTGCGCGCTCTCAACCTGAGCCTCTGCAAGCAGATCACTGACAGCAGCCTGGGCCGCATAGCCCAGTACCTCAAGGGCCTGGAGGTGCTGGAGCTGGGGGGTTGCAGCAACATCACCAACACTGGCCTTCTGCTCATCGCCTGGGGTCTGCAGCGCCTCAAGAGCCTTAACCTCCGCAGCTGCCGCCACCTTTCGGATGTGGGCATCGGGCACCTGGCCGGCATGACGCGCAGCGCGGCGGAGGGCTGCCTGGGCCTGGAGCAGCTCACGCTGCAGGACTGCCAGAAGCTCACAGATCTTTCTCTAAAGCACATCTCCCGAGGGCTGACGGGCCTGAGGCTCCTCAACCTCAGCTTCTGTGGGGGCATCTCGGACGCTGGCCTCCTGCACCTGTCACACATGGGCAGCCTGCGCAGCCTCAACCTGCGCTCCTGTGACAACATCAGTGACACGGGCATCATGCATCTGGCCATGGGCAGCCTGCGCCTCTCGGGGCTGGATGTGTCGTTCTGTGACAAGGTGGGAGACCAGAGTCTGGCTTACATAGCCCAGGGGCTGGATGGCCTcaagtctctctccctctgctcctGCCACATCAGTGATGATGGCATCAACCGCATGGTGCGGCAGATGCACGGGCTGCGCACGCTCAACATTGGACAGTGTGTGCGCATCACGGACAAGGGCCTGGAGCTGATCGCTGAGCACCTGAGCCAGCTCACCGGCATAGACCTGTACGGCTGCACCCGAATCACCAAGCGCGGCCTGGAGCGCATCACGCAGCTGCCCTGCCTCAAGGTACTCAACCTGGGACTCTGGCAGATGACGGACAGTGAGAAG aatcCTCCACAGCAACATGCGAGACCATGGAGTTAA